Proteins from a genomic interval of Rosa chinensis cultivar Old Blush chromosome 2, RchiOBHm-V2, whole genome shotgun sequence:
- the LOC112188640 gene encoding putative UPF0481 protein At3g02645 encodes MSSLQPTFSSKSSSNFNELQWVIQIRKTLEEELEDDGEIPVSIFNVPKSLLATDPESYTPQQVAIGPYHYWRPELYDMERYKVAAAKRTRKQTLKFQHLVDQLMSFEPRIRACYHKYLEFNGETLGWMMVIDASFLLEILRVYAVQDGKTLMRVFSRMAHLVDHAGRKSAHHAILRDLVMLENQIPLFVLRKVLEFQFPTLECADNMLLSMFMGLCKELSPFKMNDDDLQKIQVSSCCHLLDFLYHMVTPKLEAGPSEITEAEGGEATPDKGKSSDNSNFVKQFLEEVWKLFLKLNKGPIRLLTKTLISGPVKVISKLPWTILSNLPGFAILKKPLESLVSSQEKEAVKLEDENSSSGTSKPPLIEEITIPSVSDLSKSGVKFLPANSISSISFDAKTCSFYLPSTRLDGNTEVILRNLVAYEASIASGPLVFTRYTELMNGIIDTEEDAKLLRGKGIILNHLKSDEEVAKLFNGMSKSIRLTKVPFLDKAIEDANKYYNSRWKVKTMNFFKTYVIGCWKVLALLAAILFLLLMTMQTFCPGNNCSRIYQINTTT; translated from the coding sequence ATGTCTTCTCTCCAACCAACATTCTCTTCCAAATCCAGTTCCAACTTCAATGAGCTTCAATGGGTGATTCAAATACGAAAAACCCTAGAGGAGGAGCTCGAAGATGATGGAGAAATCCCCGTCTCCATTTTCAACGTCCCCAAATCCCTCTTGGCTACTGACCCGGAATCGTACACCCCTCAACAGGTTGCGATTGGTCCTTACCATTATTGGCGTCCGGAGCTGTATGACATGGAGAGGTACAAAGTGGCTGCGGCAAAACGAACGCGAAAGCAAACCCTCAAATTCCAGCACCTTGTTGACCAATTGATGAGTTTCGAGCCGAGGATTCGTGCTTGTTACCACAAGTACTTGGAGTTTAATGGTGAGACTTTGGGGTGGATGATGGTCATTGATGCTTCGTTTCTCCTCGAAATCCTCCGAGTCTATGCGGTCCAAGACGGGAAGACTTTGATGAGAGTTTTTTCAAGGATGGCGCATTTGGTTGATCATGCAGGAAGGAAGTCAGCACATCATGCAATCCTTAGGGACTTGGTGATGCTTGAGAATCAAATCCCACTGTTTgtgttgagaaaagtgttggaATTTCAGTTCCCAACGTTGGAATGTGCCGACAATATGCTTCTTTCCATGTTTATGGGATTGTGCAAAGAGCTCTCACCATTCAAGATGAATGATGACGACTTGCAGAAGATCCAAGTCTCGAGTTGTTGTCACTTGCTGGACTTTTTGTACCACATGGTCACCCCCAAGTTAGAAGCTGGGCCGTCGGAAATCACAGAAGCCGAGGGTGGGGAGGCCACACCAGACAAGGGAAAATCATCAGATAACTCGAATTTCGTCAAACAATTTCTTGAAGAGGTATGGAAGCTGTTTTTGAAGTTGAATAAAGGTCCAATACGTCTGCTGACAAAAACTCTAATATCTGGACCTGTAAAGGTGATATCCAAACTGCCTTGGACTATCCTCTCCAACCTTCCTGGATTTGCAATTTTGAAAAAACCTCTCGAGTCCTTAGTTTCCTCTCAAGAAAAAGAAGCAGTCAAACTCGAAGATGAAAATTCGAGCAGTGGCACTAGTAAACCGCCCTTGATAGAGGAGATCACTATTCCATCTGTCTCTGATCTGTCAAAATCCGGTGTCAAGTTCCTGCCTGCAAATAGCATTTCGAGTATCTCTTTCGATGCTAAAACTTGCTCATTTTACCTCCCCAGTACTAGATTAGATGGGAACACAGAGGTGATCCTGAGAAACTTGGTGGCCTACGAAGCATCAATTGCATCGGGGCCGTTGGTTTTTACTCGCTACACCGAGTTGATGAATGGGATCATAGACACCGAGGAGGATGCCAAGTTGCTTAGAGGGAAAGGTATCATCTTGAACCATTTGAAGAGTGATGAAGAAGTGGCAAAGCTGTTCAATGGCATGAGCAAGTCCATTAGATTGACCAAAGTGCCCTTCTTGGATAAGGCAATCGAAGATGCCAACAAGTATTACAATAGTAGATGGAAGGTGAAGACgatgaatttttttaaaacttATGTGATTGGTTGCTGGAAAGTTCTGGCTTTGCTCGCTGCCATTTTGTTCCTGCTCTTGATGACAATGCAAACATTTTGCCCAGGAAACAACTGCAGTCGCATATATCAGATCAACACCACAACCTAG